One part of the Humulus lupulus chromosome 9, drHumLupu1.1, whole genome shotgun sequence genome encodes these proteins:
- the LOC133801480 gene encoding protein MODIFYING WALL LIGNIN-1, whose amino-acid sequence MEKRRKGLLPVLCVVFSLGLCSAASCVAAELKRAKIKDLKLDGKQCYLPETHSFRLGIVALICLCVAQIVGNLVVVLLCFLFQAKTPLVSTFLLIISWISFGIGVTLLGSATSMSGRQPYGKGWLEGECYLVKDGVFTGSAILVLLTLASTLASAITTTTTISQVDRQHQLDPKS is encoded by the exons ATGGAAAAACGCCGAAAGGGGTTGTTGCCAGTACTCTGTGTTGTCTTCTCCCTCGGCCTATGCTCCGCCGCTTCATGCGTAGCCGCCGAACTAAAGAGAGCCAAG ATAAAGGACCTCAAGTTGGACGGAAAGCAATGTTATTTGCCAGAGACTCATTCATTTCGGTTGGGAATTGTTGCTTTAATTTGTCTATGCGTCGCTCAAATCGTCGGCAATCTTGTGGTGGTGCTTCTTTGCTTCTTGTTCCAAGCCAAAACTCCCCTGGTTTCAACTTTTCTTCTGATTATTTCTTG gATAAGCTTTGGAATTGGTGTGACATTGTTGGGTAGCGCCACCAGTATGAGTGGGCGGCAGCCATACGGAAAAGGCTGGTTGGAGGGTGAGTGTTACCTTGTCAAAGATGGTGTCTTTACTGGATCTGCAATCCTGGTGCTGCTCACACTAGCCTCCACGCTTGCCTCGGCcatcactactactactactatttccCAAGTTGACCGACAACACCAATTAGATCCAAAGTCTTAG
- the LOC133801479 gene encoding pentatricopeptide repeat-containing protein At3g22670, mitochondrial-like isoform X1: protein MLSKLQRVMVFSVPNPNPIALHRYLLLSSQCTKTESTQVTESTQEEEDDFVLPSLAHWIESPSQRLVELEPRRKQLQQSLYETTEPEMSKVSTILHKRFSSPEEVSQALNERGLALSDSLVQQFLMRFSNEWVLAFDFFIWAQTQKDYEHSPESYNLMVDILGKARKFQLLWDLIEEMNSLDGYVSSVTMTKVVRRLVGAHLYKEGIDVFRGIERFGINKDITGLNILMEALVKENGIEHAQEVFLEYKDSIPVNTHSFNLLILGWCKVRKFGIARKTMEEMEKHGCQPNAFSYTWFIKFYCHHKDFRNVEAILDEMKVKGCSPTVVTYTIVMNALGKANQINEALEVYEKMKENGCVPSTCFFNSLIFILGKAGMLKDVEEVFNDMPKKGATPDVITYSTLISCYCDHSQEEKALKLLKKMEDRCCKPELKTYIALLKMCCKKKRMKLLYCLLNHMYNNNVSIDVPAYGLLISGLIKSERIEHACFFFKEMVSKELIPLASTYDTLTNELEAMNMVEEKEKIVELMMKAKKTLTIS from the coding sequence ATGCTCTCTAAATTGCAGAGGGTTATGGTCTTTTCTGTTCCTAACCCTAATCCCATTGCTTTGCACCGTTACCTTCTACTTAGCTCCCAATGCACCAAGACTGAGTCAACCCAAGTCACAGAGTCCACtcaggaagaagaagatgatttTGTTTTGCCTTCTCTTGCTCATTGGATCGAATCTCCGAGTCAGAGGCTTGTTGAACTTGAACCCCGCCGTAAACAACTTCAACAATCTCTCTACGAGACTACTGAGCCGGAGATGAGTAAGGTGAGCACGATTCTCCATAAAAGGTTCTCTTCGCCTGAAGAAGTATCTCAAGCTCTTAACGAGCGTGGTTTAGCTTTATCAGATAGTTTAGTCCAACAGTTCTTAATGCGATTTAGCAATGAGTGGGTCTTGGCTTTCGATTTTTTCATTTGGGCGCAAACACAAAAAGATTATGAGCATTCTCCAGAATCGTATAACTTAATGGTTGATATCTTGGGGAAAGCGAGGAAGTTTCAGCTTCTGTGGGATTTGATTGAGGAAATGAACTCTTTGGATGGGTACGTTTCCTCGGTTACAATGACAAAGGTTGTTAGAAGGCTTGTAGGAGCTCACTTGTATAAAGAAGGCATTGATGTTTTCAGGGGAATTGAGAGATTTGGCATAAACAAGGACATCACAGGACTGAACATTCTTATGGAAGCATTGGTTAAGGAAAATGGTATTGAGCATGCCCAGGAAGTTTTCTTGGAGTATAAGGATTCAATACCTGTGAATACACACAGTTTCAACCTTTTAATACTAGGGTGGTGCAAGGTTAGGAAGTTTGGTATTGCTAGGAAGACTATGGAGGAAATGGAGAAACATGGGTGCCAACCCAATGCTTTTTCTTATACTTGGTTCATCAAATTTTACTGTCACCACAAGGATTTTCGAAATGTCGAAGCCATTCTAGATGAAATGAAGGTCAAAGGTTGCTCCCCAACTGTTGTTACGTACACCATAGTAATGAATGCTTTAGGGAAGGCAAACCAGATAAATGAAGCTTTGGAGGTTTATGAGAAAATGAAGGAGAATGGTTGTGTTCCTAGCACTTGCTTTTTCAACTCTTTGATTTTCATTCTTGGCAAAGCGGGAATGTTGAAAGATGTCGAAGAGGTGTTTAATGATATGCCAAAGAAAGGAGCTACCCCAGATGTAATAACCTACAGTACTTTGATTTCATGTTATTGTGACCATTCCCAAGAGGAGAAAGCCTTGAAGTTGCTTAAGAAAATGGAAGATAGATGTTGCAAACCAGAGCTCAAAACATACATTGCCTTGTTAAAGATGTGCTGCAAGAAAAAGAGGATGAAATTGCTTTACTGTCTTTTAAACCACATGTACAACAACAATGTAAGTATTGACGTTCCAGCTTATGGTCTTTTGATTAGCGGGCTTATAAAGAGTGAGAGAATTGAGCATGCTTGctttttcttcaaggaaatgGTTTCAAAGGAATTGATTCCCCTGGCGAGCACATATGATACATTGACAAATGAACTTGAGGCCATGAATATGGTTGAGGAAAAAGAAAAGATTGTTGAGTTGATGATGAAGGCAAAAAAAACATTAACAATTTCTTAA
- the LOC133801479 gene encoding pentatricopeptide repeat-containing protein At3g22670, mitochondrial-like isoform X2, with protein sequence MSKVSTILHKRFSSPEEVSQALNERGLALSDSLVQQFLMRFSNEWVLAFDFFIWAQTQKDYEHSPESYNLMVDILGKARKFQLLWDLIEEMNSLDGYVSSVTMTKVVRRLVGAHLYKEGIDVFRGIERFGINKDITGLNILMEALVKENGIEHAQEVFLEYKDSIPVNTHSFNLLILGWCKVRKFGIARKTMEEMEKHGCQPNAFSYTWFIKFYCHHKDFRNVEAILDEMKVKGCSPTVVTYTIVMNALGKANQINEALEVYEKMKENGCVPSTCFFNSLIFILGKAGMLKDVEEVFNDMPKKGATPDVITYSTLISCYCDHSQEEKALKLLKKMEDRCCKPELKTYIALLKMCCKKKRMKLLYCLLNHMYNNNVSIDVPAYGLLISGLIKSERIEHACFFFKEMVSKELIPLASTYDTLTNELEAMNMVEEKEKIVELMMKAKKTLTIS encoded by the coding sequence ATGAGTAAGGTGAGCACGATTCTCCATAAAAGGTTCTCTTCGCCTGAAGAAGTATCTCAAGCTCTTAACGAGCGTGGTTTAGCTTTATCAGATAGTTTAGTCCAACAGTTCTTAATGCGATTTAGCAATGAGTGGGTCTTGGCTTTCGATTTTTTCATTTGGGCGCAAACACAAAAAGATTATGAGCATTCTCCAGAATCGTATAACTTAATGGTTGATATCTTGGGGAAAGCGAGGAAGTTTCAGCTTCTGTGGGATTTGATTGAGGAAATGAACTCTTTGGATGGGTACGTTTCCTCGGTTACAATGACAAAGGTTGTTAGAAGGCTTGTAGGAGCTCACTTGTATAAAGAAGGCATTGATGTTTTCAGGGGAATTGAGAGATTTGGCATAAACAAGGACATCACAGGACTGAACATTCTTATGGAAGCATTGGTTAAGGAAAATGGTATTGAGCATGCCCAGGAAGTTTTCTTGGAGTATAAGGATTCAATACCTGTGAATACACACAGTTTCAACCTTTTAATACTAGGGTGGTGCAAGGTTAGGAAGTTTGGTATTGCTAGGAAGACTATGGAGGAAATGGAGAAACATGGGTGCCAACCCAATGCTTTTTCTTATACTTGGTTCATCAAATTTTACTGTCACCACAAGGATTTTCGAAATGTCGAAGCCATTCTAGATGAAATGAAGGTCAAAGGTTGCTCCCCAACTGTTGTTACGTACACCATAGTAATGAATGCTTTAGGGAAGGCAAACCAGATAAATGAAGCTTTGGAGGTTTATGAGAAAATGAAGGAGAATGGTTGTGTTCCTAGCACTTGCTTTTTCAACTCTTTGATTTTCATTCTTGGCAAAGCGGGAATGTTGAAAGATGTCGAAGAGGTGTTTAATGATATGCCAAAGAAAGGAGCTACCCCAGATGTAATAACCTACAGTACTTTGATTTCATGTTATTGTGACCATTCCCAAGAGGAGAAAGCCTTGAAGTTGCTTAAGAAAATGGAAGATAGATGTTGCAAACCAGAGCTCAAAACATACATTGCCTTGTTAAAGATGTGCTGCAAGAAAAAGAGGATGAAATTGCTTTACTGTCTTTTAAACCACATGTACAACAACAATGTAAGTATTGACGTTCCAGCTTATGGTCTTTTGATTAGCGGGCTTATAAAGAGTGAGAGAATTGAGCATGCTTGctttttcttcaaggaaatgGTTTCAAAGGAATTGATTCCCCTGGCGAGCACATATGATACATTGACAAATGAACTTGAGGCCATGAATATGGTTGAGGAAAAAGAAAAGATTGTTGAGTTGATGATGAAGGCAAAAAAAACATTAACAATTTCTTAA